In Gemmatimonas sp. UBA7669, one genomic interval encodes:
- a CDS encoding D-Ala-D-Ala carboxypeptidase family metallohydrolase: protein MSNTPTPPKPMAPGDRQLTRHFRLSEFAVSASHPHLVRPVPPALIPRVTILAEQLQLVRERLGMAMRITSGYRSTALNEAVGGSPTSQHVAGQAADWHTHDMRQALVTYAQLIAEDQLAHSGQIIWYPEDGFIHHALVSPRFPHPTFCVHWPEQGWRYKKHAITPETAYTVWPGDWNA, encoded by the coding sequence GTGAGCAACACGCCGACGCCGCCCAAGCCGATGGCGCCGGGCGACCGCCAGCTCACGCGCCACTTCCGGCTGTCGGAGTTCGCGGTCTCGGCGTCGCACCCGCACCTCGTGCGCCCGGTGCCGCCGGCGCTCATTCCGCGCGTGACGATTCTCGCCGAGCAGCTGCAGCTCGTGCGCGAGCGCCTCGGCATGGCCATGCGCATCACGTCGGGCTATCGCTCCACCGCGCTCAATGAAGCGGTGGGCGGCTCGCCGACCTCGCAGCATGTGGCCGGCCAGGCGGCGGACTGGCACACGCACGACATGCGCCAGGCGCTGGTGACCTATGCGCAGCTGATCGCCGAGGATCAGCTCGCACACTCGGGTCAGATCATCTGGTATCCCGAGGATGGGTTCATCCACCACGCGCTCGTCTCGCCGCGCTTTCCGCATCCCACCTTCTGCGTGCACTGGCCCGAGCAGGGCTGGCGCTACAAGAAGCACGCCATCACGCCGGAGACCGCGTACACCGTCTGGCCGGGAGACTGGAACGCATGA